The following proteins are encoded in a genomic region of Triticum dicoccoides isolate Atlit2015 ecotype Zavitan chromosome 1B, WEW_v2.0, whole genome shotgun sequence:
- the LOC119350328 gene encoding uncharacterized protein LOC119350328, with translation MDERRRPAPSATAASMESRKKRVASDCASRDSPSTAAQPDPLLLSQAQKRARVDSTMSDVDDARSAVDGDIKEWVEVNEGYEEVDEADAYDMDDDMSDPSLGLGDKGNDVQAEVNDDEKTKRGIRKKALVRVGNKVKVRKTRVKRAPCWQHFKEVKAVCKKKPGAVVTKAKCLHCCNLFSYTPGGPTTSLNQHVDVCADYPNKKGRQQLQGTINLDPKKPGASLIVNHEYDHAQVVQIIAKMIIVHEYLGW, from the exons ATGGATGAACGCCGGCGGCCAGCACCTTCTGCCACAGCTGCAAGCATGGAGTCGCGGAAGAAACGAGTTGCCTCTGATTGTGCGTCACGGGACTCTCCATCCACCGCAGCACAGCCTGATCCTCTTCTTCTTTCACAAGCGCAGAAAAGGGCAAGGGTGGATTCAACAATGTCTGATGTAGATGATGCCAGATCAGCAGTG GATGGTGATATAAAGGAATGGGTTGAGGTTAACGAAGGATACGAAGAGGTTGATGAGGCAGATGCGTATGACATGGATGATGATATGTCAGATCCTTCTCTAGGATTGGGTGACAAAGGAAATGATGTACAAGCTGAGGTCAATGACGATGAGAAAACAAAGAGAGGGATAAGGAAAAAGGCACTAGTTCGTGTTGGTAATAAGGTTAAGGTGAGGAAAACTAGAGTTAAGCGTGCACCATGTTGGCAGCATTTCAAGGAGGTCAAAGCTGTATGCAAGAAGAAACCGGGGGCGGTCGTCACGAAGGCAAAATGCTTGCATTGTTGTAACTTGTTTTCTTATACTCCAGGGGGACCAACTACTAGTCTCAATCAGCATGTAGATGTTTGTGCGGACTATCCAAACAAGAAGGGAAGACAACAACTACAAGGTACAATCAATTTGGATCCTAAAAAGCCAGGTGCATCTCTTATAGTGAATCATGAATATGATCATGCACAAGTTGTTCAAATCATagcaaagatgataattgtgcatGAATATTTAGGATGGTAG
- the LOC119331245 gene encoding mediator of RNA polymerase II transcription subunit 32-like produces the protein MMRKKRSGGGMDATVDELSAAYKEFVAAAVAVMEAREQSGGQKTAATDAALEAFKQRWELFRVSCDHAEELVESIRQRIGSECLVDEATGSSSSSSAPASVALAAPGIKPISAVRLEQMSKAVRWLVIELQHGAGGPSAAGPGGGVSTPAAGAGGQHVHGGVESRFPEDGTQ, from the coding sequence ATGATGCGCAAGAAACGTTCGGGCGGCGGAATGGACGCGACGGTGGACGAGCTGAGCGCGGCGTATAAGGAGTTCGTGGCGGCTGCGGTGGCCGTGATGGAAGCTCGCGAGCAGTCGGGCGGCCAGAAGACGGCAGCCACGGACGCGGCGCTTGAAGCCTTCAAGCAGCGATGGGAGCTCTTCCGCGTCTCCTGCGACCACGCCGAGGAGCTCGTTGAGTCCATCCGCCAGCGCATAGGCTCCGAGTGTCTCGTCGACGAGGCCACGggatcttcctcttcctcctccgcgccCGCAAGCGTCGCGCTGGCTGCCCCCGGCATCAAGCCAATCAGCGCCGTCCGCCTCGAGCAGATGAGCAAGGCCGTCCGCTGGCTCGTTATCGAGCTTCAGCACGGCGCCGGAGGGCCCTCAGCTGCGGGACCTGGCGGTGGCGTCTCAACCCCGGCTGCCGGCGCCGGAGGGCAGCATGTGCACGGCGGGGTCGAATCGCGCTTTCCCGAGGATGGCACCCAGTAG